In Priestia megaterium NBRC 15308 = ATCC 14581, the following proteins share a genomic window:
- a CDS encoding penicillin-binding transpeptidase domain-containing protein: protein MRRIGWLFFTIAILLLITAGCSNDQQKAQERFDKYVAMWNKEDFKGMYGYLSKDAKKTISEKDFVNRYKNIYDAIEADKLKVKASKIEDLEIKDHKAVLPFEVNMNSVAGEISFKENAAVVQEKQGDTENWYINWKPNMIFKGLKQGEQVRVATQSAVRGEIMDRSGKYLAQNGEAIQVGVVPQQFSKGGEQAIQQLSKTLALSEKSINQALSASWVKKNQFVPIKTVSQKDASNLENSLKKVEGIQQKKVNARVYPCEEACAHLVGYVAPVTAEYLKEHKDEGYNAQSKAGMIGLESLYEDKLRARDGVMIYTVDKDGNKKNEIAKVNPKDGESIQVTVDTNVQKSLYEQLKDEKGVATALQPKTGEILGLVSTPAFDPNSFSFGIDANTYQSLSTNPDKPLMNRFTKTYSPGSTFKLVTGALAVDEGVVNPNESISISGKKWQKDKSWGNFYVTRVGSKPNVNLRDAYVTSDNIYFAQTALKLGLDKFNSGLKQFGFNQKMPINYPFETSKIAGDQDIKDEGVLANSGYGQGKLQVNPLHLALMYTSIVNDGNIVKPILMNGDESGIWKKQVISKETAQLIQNDLVDVIEDKNGTGHAAKIDGLTLAGKTGTAELKKTQGEKGQENGWFVAVDTKQKNLLVSMMVEGVEDKGGSHYVVPKVKNVFQQYNK from the coding sequence ATGAGACGAATTGGGTGGCTATTTTTTACTATAGCAATTCTCTTATTAATAACTGCCGGTTGCTCAAATGATCAACAGAAAGCACAGGAACGATTTGATAAATATGTAGCCATGTGGAATAAAGAAGATTTTAAAGGCATGTATGGATACTTGTCTAAAGATGCTAAAAAGACGATTTCAGAAAAAGATTTTGTAAATCGATATAAAAATATCTATGATGCAATTGAAGCGGACAAGCTTAAAGTGAAGGCAAGTAAAATAGAAGACTTAGAAATAAAAGACCATAAAGCTGTTTTACCTTTTGAAGTAAACATGAACTCTGTAGCCGGTGAAATCTCATTTAAAGAAAATGCTGCTGTGGTTCAAGAAAAACAAGGGGATACAGAGAATTGGTATATTAATTGGAAGCCTAATATGATTTTTAAAGGACTTAAGCAAGGAGAGCAAGTAAGAGTAGCTACTCAGTCAGCTGTGCGTGGAGAAATTATGGATCGTTCAGGGAAATATTTAGCTCAAAACGGAGAAGCGATTCAAGTTGGAGTTGTTCCACAGCAGTTTTCTAAAGGCGGCGAGCAAGCTATACAACAATTAAGCAAGACTCTTGCTCTTTCAGAAAAAAGTATTAATCAAGCACTGAGCGCTTCTTGGGTGAAAAAGAATCAATTTGTTCCTATTAAAACAGTTAGTCAAAAAGACGCCTCTAATTTAGAGAATTCTTTGAAAAAAGTAGAAGGCATTCAACAAAAAAAGGTAAATGCGCGCGTATATCCTTGTGAAGAAGCGTGTGCCCATTTAGTTGGATACGTTGCGCCTGTCACAGCGGAATATTTAAAAGAGCATAAAGATGAAGGCTATAATGCTCAGTCTAAAGCTGGAATGATTGGCTTAGAGTCTTTATATGAAGATAAGCTTCGTGCTCGAGACGGCGTCATGATTTATACTGTAGATAAAGATGGTAATAAAAAGAATGAAATTGCAAAAGTGAATCCAAAAGACGGGGAAAGCATTCAAGTTACGGTAGACACGAATGTGCAAAAATCCCTTTATGAACAGTTAAAAGATGAAAAAGGAGTAGCTACTGCTCTTCAACCTAAAACGGGAGAAATATTAGGTCTTGTAAGCACGCCAGCTTTTGATCCGAATTCTTTTTCTTTTGGAATCGATGCTAATACGTACCAATCCCTTTCAACGAATCCCGATAAGCCGTTAATGAATCGCTTTACCAAAACGTATTCTCCGGGATCTACATTTAAGTTAGTCACGGGAGCTTTAGCGGTTGATGAAGGTGTGGTAAATCCAAACGAAAGTATATCAATCAGCGGGAAGAAATGGCAAAAAGATAAAAGCTGGGGGAATTTCTACGTAACACGAGTGGGAAGCAAGCCGAATGTTAATTTACGTGATGCTTATGTTACATCTGATAATATTTATTTTGCGCAGACTGCTTTGAAGCTAGGTTTAGACAAATTTAACAGTGGTTTAAAACAGTTTGGGTTCAATCAAAAAATGCCTATTAATTACCCTTTTGAAACGTCTAAAATTGCAGGTGATCAAGATATTAAAGATGAGGGAGTATTAGCAAACTCTGGCTATGGCCAGGGGAAGCTGCAAGTGAATCCTCTCCACTTAGCATTGATGTATACATCGATTGTAAACGATGGAAACATAGTAAAGCCTATTCTTATGAACGGTGATGAGAGTGGGATATGGAAAAAACAAGTAATATCTAAAGAAACGGCGCAATTAATTCAAAATGATTTAGTTGATGTCATTGAAGATAAAAACGGTACGGGTCATGCTGCAAAGATAGATGGGTTAACCCTGGCTGGAAAAACTGGAACGGCAGAGCTAAAGAAAACTCAAGGTGAAAAAGGACAGGAAAACGGATGGTTTGTAGCTGTGGACACAAAACAGAAAAACTTACTCGTTTCAATGATGGTTGAAGGGGTAGAAGATAAAGGCGGAAGTCATTACGTCGTGCCGAAAGTAAAAAATGTATTTCAGCAATATAATAAGTAA
- the ssuD gene encoding FMNH2-dependent alkanesulfonate monooxygenase yields the protein MKMLWFIPSHGDGRYLGTNRGGRSADYSYFRQVAQAADRLGFEGVLIPTGKSCEDPWLLAASLIPETERLKFLVAVRPGIMAPSVAARMTSTLDRISNGRLLVNVVAGGDPAELAGDGLFLSHDERYEAADEFLDVWKGLLVGDTVNYEGKHIHVENSELLYPPVQKPSPPIYFGGSSPAGQKVAAKHSDVYLTWGEPPEQVREKITAVRKQAEAEGRTVKFGIRLHIIVRETEEEAWEAADRLIQHLDDDTIQAAQRTFARYDSVGQQRMASLHRGTREELTISPNLWAGVGLVRGGAGTALVGSAENIAKRIKEYEALGIESFILSGYPHLEEAYHVGELLFPLLNIDEGEGKSGSIGEIIANDRFPKTSTS from the coding sequence ATGAAAATGTTATGGTTTATTCCTTCCCATGGAGATGGAAGATATTTAGGGACAAATCGAGGAGGTCGTTCAGCAGACTATTCATATTTTCGGCAAGTTGCTCAAGCAGCAGACCGGTTAGGATTTGAAGGAGTTCTGATTCCAACGGGGAAATCATGCGAAGACCCGTGGCTATTGGCTGCTTCACTTATACCTGAAACAGAGCGTTTGAAATTTTTAGTAGCTGTACGTCCCGGCATTATGGCTCCTTCTGTGGCAGCGCGCATGACGTCAACTCTTGATCGAATTTCAAACGGTCGTTTATTAGTCAACGTAGTAGCGGGAGGAGATCCAGCTGAATTAGCCGGAGACGGCCTTTTCTTATCACATGATGAACGTTATGAAGCTGCGGATGAATTTTTAGATGTGTGGAAAGGGTTATTGGTTGGAGATACAGTTAATTATGAAGGAAAACATATTCATGTAGAGAACAGTGAGCTGTTATATCCACCTGTTCAAAAACCTTCTCCACCTATTTATTTTGGCGGATCTTCACCCGCAGGACAAAAAGTGGCAGCAAAACATTCTGACGTGTATTTAACATGGGGGGAGCCTCCTGAACAAGTAAGAGAAAAAATAACGGCTGTGAGAAAGCAAGCAGAAGCAGAAGGCAGAACCGTTAAGTTTGGGATTCGTTTGCATATTATTGTAAGGGAAACCGAAGAAGAAGCTTGGGAAGCAGCCGATCGATTAATTCAGCATTTGGACGACGACACGATTCAAGCTGCACAGCGTACTTTTGCAAGGTACGACTCAGTTGGGCAGCAGCGAATGGCGAGCCTTCATAGAGGAACCCGAGAGGAACTTACGATTAGCCCTAACTTATGGGCAGGTGTAGGGCTTGTCCGGGGAGGTGCAGGAACTGCACTAGTAGGCAGTGCTGAAAATATAGCGAAACGAATAAAAGAGTATGAAGCTTTAGGAATTGAATCTTTTATTTTATCAGGCTATCCGCATTTAGAAGAAGCTTATCACGTAGGGGAGTTATTGTTCCCGCTTTTAAATATTGATGAGGGTGAAGGAAAGAGTGGAAGCATCGGAGAGATTATTGCAAATGATAGGTTTCCAAAAACTTCAACCTCGTAA
- the ssuE gene encoding NADPH-dependent FMN reductase, which yields MSQFTIITGSPSKQSRSAALSEYIAAYLQNEKYEVKTVHVRDLPAEDLLYANFSSPAIQEAQKKVSDADAVIIVSPIYKASYTGILKTFLDLIPEKGLHNKTVLPIATGGTIAHLLALDYVFKPTLSVLGATALIHGVYIVDSEVAYTKENEIEFIAEEAEARIKRSLKELEYHLEQTKRSVES from the coding sequence ATGAGCCAGTTTACAATTATTACAGGAAGCCCTTCAAAACAATCAAGGTCAGCTGCTTTAAGTGAGTATATTGCAGCATATCTACAAAATGAAAAATATGAAGTGAAAACCGTACATGTCCGCGATCTACCGGCTGAAGACTTACTATATGCTAACTTTTCTAGCCCTGCGATTCAAGAAGCTCAAAAGAAAGTGTCAGATGCTGATGCCGTTATTATTGTCAGCCCAATCTATAAAGCTAGCTACACAGGAATCTTAAAAACATTTTTAGATTTAATACCTGAAAAAGGTTTGCACAATAAAACCGTGCTACCGATAGCTACAGGGGGAACCATTGCTCATCTGTTAGCTCTTGATTATGTATTTAAGCCGACCTTATCCGTTTTAGGCGCTACTGCTCTTATTCATGGGGTTTATATTGTTGATTCTGAGGTGGCCTATACGAAAGAAAATGAAATTGAGTTTATTGCGGAAGAAGCAGAAGCTAGAATTAAACGTTCATTAAAAGAGCTGGAATATCATCTAGAACAAACGAAAAGGAGTGTTGAATCATGA
- a CDS encoding ABC transporter permease: MSKTSVVSGHVQSSAAHLQKVKKRKEEAKNKQGIFLRSLIVPILLIVVWQIIGSAGYVSKTVLPTPVDIVRSFKQLIVSGELGANLQISILRAAIGFAVGAGLGLLFGVIVGFSKKTEHYMDPSIQMLRTVPHLALAPLFILWFGFGEISKILLIANGAFFPIYVNTYLGIRGVDSKLFDVARVLQFSKWKQITKLILPAALPNILLGVRLSLGIAWLGLVVAELMGASEGVGYMIMDARQFSQTDVVFVGIIIFAVVGKLTDSFVRVLEKRLLKWRDSYAGEK; the protein is encoded by the coding sequence ATGAGTAAAACATCTGTGGTTTCAGGACATGTCCAGTCTTCAGCAGCTCACTTGCAAAAAGTGAAAAAAAGAAAGGAAGAAGCGAAAAATAAGCAGGGGATTTTCCTTCGTTCTCTTATCGTGCCAATTTTGCTTATTGTCGTGTGGCAAATCATTGGTTCTGCGGGCTATGTATCCAAAACTGTTCTTCCTACACCTGTTGATATTGTACGTTCTTTTAAACAGCTCATCGTATCGGGAGAACTCGGAGCTAACCTTCAAATCAGTATTTTGCGTGCTGCCATAGGTTTTGCCGTTGGAGCTGGTCTAGGTTTACTATTTGGTGTAATTGTCGGTTTCTCAAAGAAAACGGAGCACTATATGGATCCATCCATTCAAATGCTTAGAACTGTTCCTCACCTTGCCTTGGCGCCTTTATTTATCTTATGGTTTGGCTTTGGAGAAATTTCAAAGATATTGTTAATAGCAAACGGTGCGTTTTTTCCAATCTATGTTAATACGTATTTAGGCATTCGCGGCGTTGATTCGAAATTATTTGATGTTGCGCGTGTTCTGCAATTTAGTAAATGGAAACAAATCACGAAACTCATTTTACCAGCCGCTCTTCCTAATATTTTACTTGGTGTCCGATTGTCTTTAGGTATTGCATGGCTCGGACTAGTAGTCGCTGAATTAATGGGAGCAAGTGAAGGTGTAGGATATATGATTATGGACGCTAGGCAGTTTTCTCAAACGGACGTAGTTTTTGTGGGAATTATCATTTTTGCTGTTGTAGGCAAATTAACCGATTCATTTGTCAGAGTATTAGAAAAGCGTCTTCTTAAATGGAGAGACAGCTACGCAGGTGAAAAATAA
- a CDS encoding aliphatic sulfonate ABC transporter substrate-binding protein, translated as MKKLLLTAAIVLVLALAGCGTKEKASGEGSKNVTVNIGIQQSLGPLMLAQNQKWFEKEFKKIGVNVKWTEFQSGPPQFEGLASGHLDFGQVGNSPVISGQGADIPFLEIANSSDGLKGNAILVGKNSKIKSIKDLKGKKIAVAKGSSGFNLLYRALDQNGLKPSDVKIIQLQPDEAQPAFENGSVDAWSIWEPFISLQNLKNDARILADGDSLKVASPGFTIVREGFAKDHPELVVKFLQVYQKALEWQNEHFEESVDILAKQKNLDKDVVRQVLKNNPAYNRPTSKEIIAEQQRTADFQQSLGVIKKKIDTGDVVDNSFIEKALKEK; from the coding sequence ATGAAAAAGCTACTTTTAACTGCAGCTATTGTACTTGTTCTCGCATTGGCTGGGTGCGGGACGAAAGAAAAAGCGAGCGGAGAAGGTTCAAAAAACGTTACAGTCAATATTGGTATCCAACAAAGCTTAGGCCCTTTAATGCTGGCACAAAACCAAAAATGGTTTGAAAAAGAATTTAAAAAAATAGGTGTAAATGTTAAATGGACAGAGTTTCAAAGCGGTCCTCCGCAATTTGAAGGTTTAGCATCTGGACACTTGGATTTCGGTCAAGTTGGAAATTCACCGGTTATTTCTGGTCAAGGCGCAGACATTCCATTTTTAGAAATTGCTAATTCGAGCGATGGATTAAAAGGAAATGCTATTTTAGTAGGAAAAAATAGCAAGATTAAAAGCATAAAAGATTTAAAAGGTAAAAAGATTGCGGTCGCGAAAGGAAGCAGCGGTTTTAATTTATTGTACAGAGCTCTTGACCAAAATGGTTTGAAGCCAAGTGATGTAAAGATCATTCAGCTTCAGCCAGACGAAGCTCAGCCAGCATTTGAAAATGGGTCAGTTGATGCATGGTCAATTTGGGAACCGTTTATCTCACTGCAAAACTTAAAAAATGATGCTCGTATTTTAGCAGACGGCGATTCGTTAAAGGTTGCTTCACCAGGTTTTACTATTGTAAGAGAAGGCTTTGCAAAAGATCATCCAGAGTTAGTCGTTAAGTTTTTACAAGTTTATCAAAAAGCACTTGAATGGCAAAATGAACATTTTGAAGAATCTGTGGATATTTTAGCAAAACAAAAAAATCTAGATAAAGACGTAGTAAGACAAGTGTTGAAAAATAATCCTGCCTATAATCGCCCAACCTCTAAAGAAATTATTGCAGAACAACAGCGAACAGCTGATTTTCAACAATCTTTAGGCGTTATTAAAAAGAAAATTGATACGGGAGATGTCGTTGATAATTCATTTATTGAAAAAGCATTAAAAGAAAAATGA
- a CDS encoding ABC transporter ATP-binding protein, whose product MFLGEIAFDLKIQEGGIAVSVMIQSVNRSFQKGEQVTQALRNVNLTINKGEFITIIGPSGCGKSTLLKMIAGLDIDYEGRIEIKGKHIAGPSIKQGMIFQEHRLFPWLNVEQNIAADLSLKDSNVRRRVDELIDVVRLKGFEKAYPRELSGGMSQRVAIARALLRNPEVLLLDEPFGALDAFTRTHLQDVLLDIWKKEKTTMIFVTHDLDESIYLGTKIVIMSARPGKISRGVPVEISHPRKKTELPFQQLRQQVLKEFEEAGEH is encoded by the coding sequence ATGTTTTTAGGTGAAATAGCTTTTGATTTAAAAATTCAAGAAGGAGGAATTGCTGTGAGTGTCATGATTCAATCGGTTAACCGCTCATTTCAAAAAGGAGAACAAGTAACTCAAGCATTGCGAAATGTAAATCTTACGATTAATAAAGGTGAATTTATTACCATCATTGGTCCGAGCGGATGCGGAAAAAGTACGCTGCTTAAAATGATTGCTGGACTTGATATAGATTATGAAGGGCGCATTGAAATCAAAGGGAAGCACATAGCCGGACCTAGCATTAAACAAGGAATGATCTTTCAAGAACACCGCTTGTTCCCATGGCTTAATGTGGAGCAAAATATAGCGGCTGACTTATCTTTGAAAGATTCGAATGTTCGGCGCCGCGTAGATGAGCTAATTGATGTTGTCAGGCTGAAAGGATTTGAAAAAGCTTATCCTCGAGAACTATCTGGGGGGATGTCTCAACGAGTTGCTATTGCGCGTGCTCTTTTAAGAAATCCAGAGGTTTTATTGTTAGATGAACCGTTTGGCGCGTTAGATGCTTTCACTCGCACTCATTTGCAAGATGTGCTGCTAGACATATGGAAAAAAGAAAAAACAACCATGATTTTTGTTACCCACGATTTAGATGAATCCATTTACTTGGGAACTAAAATTGTGATTATGAGTGCCAGACCAGGGAAAATTAGCCGGGGCGTTCCAGTAGAAATTAGTCATCCGCGAAAAAAGACAGAACTACCTTTTCAGCAGCTAAGGCAGCAAGTGCTGAAAGAATTTGAAGAAGCAGGAGAACATTAA